In the Dasania marina DSM 21967 genome, AACCCCTGAAGTTAAAGTGGAATTTATCGCCAGTAAAGCGGCCCCATCGGGCCTTGGTGAACCGGCGGTCACTCCCGTCGCACCTGCCATAGCTAATGCTATCTATAAGGCTACCGGAGCAAGGCTGCGCACTCTTCCAATGACACCGCAGGATATTAAAGCCGCTATTGCCAACGTGTAAAGGTCATCGCAGCCCAGTGACTGTCCGAGATGATCTGCTAGTCACCATACCCGCGAAAGCGGGGTATGGTGATGCGATAAGCTATCTATTTCTATCAATGCCAAACGAATTATTAGCGGCTGTAACTACAGGCTTTAATCAAATGAGCCTATGGCTTGACCTACTCCGTAGCTCTGTATCACAGCTTTTTCGAGCGGGGGCTACCCTTGAGCAAAGCGAATGCCCTGGGTGTGACGAATTAAAAATTAAGCCTCCATGCCGATGTAACGCTGTTCTTATTCGTTTTATAAGGCACGAAGGCCAAAGCAGCAGCGGTGTTGACTGGCCTTGCTACATTATTTAAGTACTGAACCACAACCAATACATTTAGATAATGAAGAAACGGCTTCGTCATGTCCGCGCTGCCAAAACTTGAATAGCTTATTGCAGTGAGGGCAACGCCAATATTGTATAGGGCAAAAGCATAAATTATTAGTGATAAGGGGATAACTGCCGATATTAAGCTGGTTTCGTAATTTAGTAGTACGGAAAAGCTTAAAATGATAAATATAATTATTGCTAGAGCAATAAATTGCATCTTCCGCTTTACTGCTCTCCATTCCGTTATGTAATCCATACTATCCTTGAGAATTTAACGCCGCTATAAAAGGCGCGTTAGCGCTTCCAGTGGAGGCCGTTTTTTGGCCGTAACGATTTTTGATGTCTTTGTTAAGGTGTGTTTAGCACAGACTCGACAAAAGCGGACTTTATATCTCGGTACCGGTTATACTCCATACCGATGCAACCAAGTTTTAATTTATTATATTGCGACACTAGCTCTGGATTTGACCTCAACTTATCTCTGAACTCGACGAAGAAATCATATTCAGACCCATTTTCTACGACCTGAATGGCTACATCTTCTGAATATAGATTGGTGATCATCATTCGAAGCGATTCAGTACGTAGTGTGTCTTCTTTTTCATAAAAACCAAGACTACCCAATTGCTGAATAGCCTCACTGAATTCTTCCTTGCCTACTCCTAGGAATATATCCAAATCTCCTTTGGATATCGCGCCAGGAATTGACGACGAGCCAAC is a window encoding:
- a CDS encoding GrpB family protein — translated: MELLPKIKEIFPDSRVEHVGSSSIPGAISKGDLDIFLGVGKEEFSEAIQQLGSLGFYEKEDTLRTESLRMMITNLYSEDVAIQVVENGSEYDFFVEFRDKLRSNPELVSQYNKLKLGCIGMEYNRYRDIKSAFVESVLNTP